Genomic segment of Primulina tabacum isolate GXHZ01 chromosome 11, ASM2559414v2, whole genome shotgun sequence:
TCTTACCTTTAATACTCAAGGTACATGCGAGCTTAATGTCCCGCGAAAGAAGATGATTCGTCGATCAGGTCAAAACGCGACTTAATTAGTATAAGCCAGATATATATCATCTCTTAAACAACATTAGTTCATATATGACTATATTTCCACAATAATGTTAAATTAGTctgaataaaaattaaacattgtcCTTCCATTTCATAAAAACCCCGTGAATTGCAATAAATTAATTCTAGACATTTTGGTGAGTCCACAATCTGCAACCATCACATGACTATCCTGACATTACTTGTAAACATTTACACAAAGTTAATGTTTATGAAGACATTATTGTCCCCAACTCTTTATTTGCTCAATATGTGCTTATTTTCTTTTTACATCAACTTTTATTTTCTAGCTAGAAGATTTATAATCTATATGACatcaaagttttaaatttggaaCGAACCCTTCTCCCGCAAcaatattgatttttaattcACAAGATTATGTATAGGTTTGAGCTAGATTCAAGAtcaatttacttaattaatgacTTGTAAATATTAATAGTTGATTTTCAGTTTACGGATATTATGTAGcattctaatatatatatatagcagcgATCACTTTATCCCATTCCCCTCATTAAGACACTGTCGCTTCAAATAATGGAAGCTTTCAGTTTACTGGCGAATCACCTGCGTGGCGCAGCCACTACGTTCACGGAAGGCGGCGACACCGCAAATACCATCATCGCCGCCGCCGTCAGTCCATACTCCTCCGATGGAGAAGACGGGCCGTATTTTGATCTGGAATTCGCCCTCCCTGAAGATGATATTGACGAAGAAGAACCAACAGAGAAAGACCAAGAAGATGACAACAAATCTCGAAAACCAGAAAATGGAGGCCATGGATCGTCTTATGGAGAAGACTCGGATCATGAAAAGGAAACAACGCTAAACTCCACAGTCACCAGCGACGGATGTACTGAAGAAAATGTGACCACTTCAGACGTGCTCTTGTTTAATGGAGAATTAGTTCCCATCGAGTCTTCAAGTGTTTTACTGCATGATTCTGATCAAAACTGTAAATTCCCAGTTTCTGTGCTTAAAGCAGCGGCAAAATTTGGTGTGGTCCTCTTGAAGCTGAAGAAATCTAAGCCTGAACAAACAGAGAACATGTCAAAAAAGGAAGGAAATCATGGTGAAATGGGTCGCAAGTTTTTTGCTTTTAAGTTTAAGGTTGAGGAAGTAAAAATGCCCTTCTCATCTCTGTTTAGTAAAGAAAATGATTCTAAAGTAAAAAAGCAAGGAGGAGAGTCGAAACAAAATGGGGAGAATTTAGAGTCAGATGGAGTTCAAGAGGACAGAAAATCAAAGAAACATTACTTTAAAATGGTGAAGCCTTTGTATGTACGTATTTCAAAGGGTTACGTAGGGAAACTGAAGTTTTATGGGCAGCTAGACATACCAGGTGCAGAGACCTGCAGCGGGATTCTGCCTCCAGTTATCGCGGCGGAGAAAGGGAAGGATGGGAATGTGAAGGTTGTGGACGCAGCGGCGTCCGGCCATTCGAAGACCAGTCCAAAGCAATGGATTCAAATGGGGCTTCTGGCCGGCAAGAGCAGGCCGGCGTCGGCAGCCGTGGCGGCGGTTCCAATGACTAAAATGGCTTGCAACCGCCGCGATGACTCGCTGTTGCAGGTGCAGGATGGGATTCAAGGAGCCATTCTTCATTGCAAAAGATCGTTCAATGATACGTAATCTTCATTAACAAACAATgttttgagtttttattttttaacactCAAGTATAATTCAATTTAATGAATTTGTAATACTTTTaatattattgttgttgttgcaTTCAAATCCCATTCCACGATTCAACAGCAACCGCAGTATTCGGTAGAACATAGCCAAGGGGGTGTACTCTAACtagatttttaatgattttttatggAGTTAAAAAGTATAAAGATATCAaactatatattttataaaaatctaGTGGTATTCAGtataaatttttgtaaaattttaaaaagtaatGTCGTActcaaacttgacttttaaatAATCTATAAAGTCAATAAgtattcaaaatatcaatagacttttaatgactccatgaaattttattaagtGCAAAAGTTATAATATAAggtacaacaataaaatatcaaaaaagctacgattcaacctaaagatttggatgcacatttaattgataaatatcACAAACTCTCACACTCAATACAGATacaaaaattttcattttcctcatctctttatttttcttttatttgtactttttaaaaatattttatattattgttaACAAtggtttaaaatcaaaattattaacatcgtttattttatttttggagtcACAGTCACAAAATTATTAATAtgactatttatttttttgtagttttcaatgattatttatattattcatTAGTTAATTAACTCTACAAATATGATTTGATGGGTAAATATTTTTTAGTGGATGATGGATATCCAAATCGACGTCAATTCTTGACTCTTTTTCAAGATGTACGTTATCATCTTCAAGAACTCACATATCAAGGTCGTCACCCTAAAGATGCTAAAGAGTTGTTCAATATTCGTCATGCTTCTTTGAAGAATGTTATTGAGTGAACATTCGGTATATTTAAATCACGattcaaaatattcaagatgACTTGTCCATTTTCATAAACGACCAAAACAAATCTTGTAATAGCTTGTGATGGATTACACAATTTTTTCCGAAATAAATGTCaattttatgaatttcaaattgaaccaGATAATTAAGCTCAATTGTCTTCATCTACACAAGTTTATGAAGTTGAAaactttgatcagttatttgATACTCATGAACAACAACGTGTTAATGCTAATGCATGGATGAATATCATAGCCAATGGAATGTGGAACAatgttgatcaaattgtcattaacgattgtatatatatataattttttttataaaagactactcattatttcgattgttcctttaataaaattttattatgaatttataaaaatattgttcattaacatgttgaattgacataaagaactgaaattttgattttaataaatttgaTAGTTCATTTGTCAtgtttcacaaattaaattgatttaacttttaagtaagtaaaatttatttacattcataaataaaaaaaataatttaaaactgaAGAGGTTATTTATGtccattaattatttaaaaaaaattaataaaaaataaatctcaaaattacaaaattcacataattttatgaaaaagtttacaaaagttCACAAAACTCTTGAAAAAAAGTCTTAAGAGTCtataaaatttgttttacaattatATGAAATtctataaaagtcaataaaattcatcaattccacaaaagtatcattttaaaaaagttattaaaagttttaaaaaatatagaatgaaatataagattaattaatttttgaaaattcatatgtaaaatcaattaaataataagCCATCTTGCATTAGTCATGTTATTTCTTGaataaattatcaataaatccttatcctaataattaaatatttatttagtcTCCCTCATATCGATTTTTTTCTGCAGTATCTGacaaatacaaaaaatattttctgaatTCCCTGAGCCACGTGTGTTTTTCGGATGAAATTCAGTACAAGACATTGAAAATTTGtaacaaatatatgatatttcatAACCAAATGTTTTAGATCTGacactaatatatgatttttgagtactcaaacattatattaaaatttgatattaaCGATACGTTTTTTCTGATGAAAACGTGATATGGAGccttcaaaaataatattaatatatgatatttgatacTAAAATTTTTGAATACGACATTAATATATGATTTCTGAGTTCCAACACATGTAtaacaaattttaattaatgacATGTCTTTTTTCGAATGAAAATTAGAATCAGAACATTGAAAATTTTGTATTGATATAAGATATTTGAGTATTAAATGTTTCAGATCTAgcactaatatatgatttttgagtatCCAAACATGCATAACAAATTTTGTATTAATCACACATGTTTTTTTCGGATGAAAATTGGTACAAAACATTAAAATTGTGGTAGTGATATATGATATTTCTTTATAAACTTTTTCATATCAggtactaatatatgatatttgaacaCACAAGCAAGTGTaaaaattattgatattaatatagtTGTTTCAATT
This window contains:
- the LOC142518542 gene encoding putative membrane-associated kinase regulator 2; amino-acid sequence: MEAFSLLANHLRGAATTFTEGGDTANTIIAAAVSPYSSDGEDGPYFDLEFALPEDDIDEEEPTEKDQEDDNKSRKPENGGHGSSYGEDSDHEKETTLNSTVTSDGCTEENVTTSDVLLFNGELVPIESSSVLLHDSDQNCKFPVSVLKAAAKFGVVLLKLKKSKPEQTENMSKKEGNHGEMGRKFFAFKFKVEEVKMPFSSLFSKENDSKVKKQGGESKQNGENLESDGVQEDRKSKKHYFKMVKPLYVRISKGYVGKLKFYGQLDIPGAETCSGILPPVIAAEKGKDGNVKVVDAAASGHSKTSPKQWIQMGLLAGKSRPASAAVAAVPMTKMACNRRDDSLLQVQDGIQGAILHCKRSFNDT